A stretch of Mobula birostris isolate sMobBir1 chromosome 2, sMobBir1.hap1, whole genome shotgun sequence DNA encodes these proteins:
- the LOC140207960 gene encoding RIIa domain-containing protein 1-like yields MADSNLSVPPPYGMEGYDLGALSVEQQEKLWDLKINTRIANEYYLREHPEVEILLREFMRSVLLKKPKNILEFAAGYYTDARLPEKIQRKVYEREKMLK; encoded by the exons ATGGCGGATTCTAACCTCAGTGTTCCTCCTCCGTACGGGATGGAAGGATACGATCTGGGAGCGCTCAGTGTAGAGCAGCAGGAGAAGCTGTGGGACCTGAAG ATAAACACACGGATAGCGAATGAATACTACCTGAGGGAGCACCCAGAGGTGGAGATTCTACTGAGAGAGTTCATGAG ATCGGTGCTCCTGAAGAAGCCAAAAAACATCCTGGAATTTGCTGCTG GGTACTACACCGACGCAAGGCTCCCAGAAAAGATCCAGAGGAAAGTGTACGAGCGGGAAAAGATGTTGAAATGA